The proteins below come from a single Fodinicurvata sp. EGI_FJ10296 genomic window:
- a CDS encoding prolyl-tRNA synthetase associated domain-containing protein, translating into MDKDQPETVGPETPGHATPHDLFRRFEALGISVTTRDHDPVFTVDESRHLRGLIPGGHCKNLFLRNKRKEMWLIVCDEDRTVDLKWLGERLGAGRLSFGSADRLMATLGVAPGSVTPFALINDRSLSVKPILDARMMENAVLNYHPLVNGRTTSIRREDLLKFIEACGHTPHIVDLDAD; encoded by the coding sequence ATGGACAAGGACCAGCCCGAAACAGTGGGGCCCGAGACCCCGGGACATGCAACGCCCCACGATCTCTTTCGCCGGTTCGAGGCGCTGGGGATCTCGGTGACGACCCGGGACCACGATCCGGTATTCACCGTTGATGAAAGCCGGCATCTGCGCGGGCTGATTCCCGGCGGGCATTGCAAGAACCTGTTCCTGCGCAACAAGCGCAAGGAAATGTGGCTGATCGTGTGCGACGAGGACCGGACCGTCGATCTGAAGTGGCTGGGCGAACGTCTGGGCGCCGGGCGGTTGTCGTTCGGATCGGCCGACCGGCTGATGGCAACTCTGGGTGTCGCGCCCGGATCGGTGACGCCGTTCGCATTGATCAACGACCGGTCGCTGTCGGTGAAACCGATTCTGGACGCCCGGATGATGGAAAATGCCGTGCTGAACTACCATCCTCTGGTCAACGGCCGAACGACATCGATTCGGCGCGAGGATTTGCTCAAATTCATTGAGGCATGCGGGCACACACCACACATAGTGGATCTGGATGCCGACTGA